In the genome of Paenibacillus sp. GP183, the window TCATCATCTTTGCCATCCTTGGCACCAGTAATCCGGTTCCAATGGATTCGCAATATGTGCTATTGATCCTTAGAGAAATATTGGTTGGCGTGCTGCTCGGATTTCTCGTTTATCTGTTTTTCACCGCTGTGCAAACAGCTGGTTCGTTCATGGATATTCAGATCGGCTTTGGGATTGCCAATGTCATTGATCCCATGACCGGGGCATCTGCTCCGATGATAGGCAACCTGAAGTATATGATAGCGATGCTGTTATTTTTGGCTTTTGACGGACATCACTTTTTAATTCGCGCCATCATTGAAAGCTACCAATGGATTCCGATTCAAAACGAGCTGTTCGCGCGAATCTACAACGGTCAAATTTCGGAGTTTCTGTTTAAATCCTTTTCCGCCATGTTTTACCTGGCTTTTCAATTGGCAGCGCCTGTTATTGCTGTCATGTTCCTAACCGATTTAGGACTTGGTTTATTGACTCGTGTAGCTCCACAGTTCAATGTTTTCGTAGTGGGAGCTCCGCTCAAGATGATTCTTGGTTTTATGGTCATCATTATTGTGTTCCCTGAGCTGATTACAATGTTTCACGGCTTGTTTGTCACGATCGAGGATTCCATCTATAAATTGATGAGGCTTATATCTTTAGGAGGTTAACCGTGTCCCAGTTTCGATTGCAGCTGGATCTTCAATGGTTTGCCGGAGAGAAAACGGAATCTGCTACTCCGAAGAAAAGGGAGGAATCCCGTAAAAAGGGCCAGGTTGCAAAAAGCATGGAATTGCCCGCAGCCTTTATCTTATTTTTTGCATTTTTCTCCTTTTATTTATTTGGCGGCTACATGAAAGATAAGATGGTCAATATGTTCAGGCATGTTCTCCTGAATGAACTGACCATGAATGTTACCGTGGAAAATATACAGGTGCTTTTCAGCAATTTGGTCATTCAAGGTATGTTTTTACTGGCGCCGATTATGATCATTACCCTGGTTATTGCGATATTGGGAAATTATTTACAGATTGGTTTTATGTTCACGGGCGATCCGCTTATGATGAAGTTTAACAAAATTAATCCGATAGAAGGCTTCAAGCGATTGTTCTCCATGAGAGTGGTCATCGATTTTCTCAAATCCTTTCTTAAGCTGTCTATTATCGGTTATGTGGTTTACAGCACTTTATGGAGTGAAAAAGAAAAGCTTTTGGCACTTTCACACACTCCGCTGGAGCAAACCTTCACCTATATTGCCTCGATTACTTTATCGCTGGGAGTAAAAATAGGATTCATTCTCATCGTCCTTGCGATATTTGATTTTATTTATCAGAAATATGAGTTTGAAAAAAGCATCAAGATGTCGAAACAGGACATCAAGGACGAATATAAAAAATCAGAGGGCGATCCTTTAATCAAAGGAAAAATCCGCCAACGCCAGCGGCAGATGGCCATGCAGCGCTTGATGCAGGAAGTGCCCAAGGCCGATGTAATCATCACGAATCCGACCCACTTCGCGGTTGCGTTGAAATACGAGGCAGGCCGGATGCAGGCACCCGTAGTGCTGGCTAAAGGGAAGGACTATATCGCACTTCGAATGAAAGAAATCGCCAAAGAACATGGTGTTATGACAATGGAAAATAAACCGCTGGCCAGAGCGATATACGCACAGGTTGAAATCGGGGAAGCCATTCCCGCAGATCTATTCCAAGCCGTCGCGGAAGTACTGGCCTATGTATATAAAGTAAAAGGTCGAACAAGTTGAAGAGAGGAGGAGGTACACCATTATGAAACTGAGAGATTTGGTTGTGTTGATAGGGATCATTGGAATCGTTTTGATGATGGTTGTGCCTGTACCTATCTTTTTATTGGATTTCTTATTGATTATCAATATTTCCCTAGCCCTGTTGATCATCCTGGTTGCCATGAATACGAATGAAGCATTACAGTTTTCCATCTTTCCTTCGCTCTTGCTCATTACAACCCTTTTCAGACTTGCGCTCAATGTCTCGACAACCAGAAATATCCTGGCTAATGCCGAAGCCGGCAACGTGGTCAGAACGTTTGGTTCATTCGTGGCAGCGGGCAATATCGTGGTTGGCTTCGTCGTCTTCCTGATTCTTGTCCTGGTTCAGTTTATTGTGATCACCAAAGGTTCCGAGCGGGTTGCGGAAGTCGCTGCCCGATTTACGCTCGATGCGATGCCCGGCAAACAAATGAGTATTGACGCGGATCTCAATGCCGGGTTGATCAACGAAAATCAAGCCAGGGAACGCAGACAAAAAATCGAGCGAGAAGCTGATTTTTATGGAGCCATGGATGGTGCGAGTAAATTCGTCAAAGGGGATGCCATAGCGGGGATCATCATCCTCATCATTAATCTTTTGGGCGGACTTATCATCGGGATGACAATGAAAGGCATGCCCATCATGGAAGCTTTGCAAACCTTCTCCATTCTGACCATAGGTGACGGGCTGGTGAGCCAAATACCGGCGCTTCTCATCTCAACAGCTGCGGGTATCATTGTCACGCGCGCTTCCTCGGAAGGTAATTTGGGACAAGACATCACCATGCAGCTTACCTCACAGCCCAAACTGCTTTATATCGTATCCGGCACCTTGGTGCTTCTGGGTCTTTTTACACCGATTCACTGGTTTACCACGTTTCCGATCGCCGGAGTTTTAACCTTCTCCGCGATGAGAATGCAGCAGAACCTGCAGCGCAAAGCCGTGCAGCAGGAACAACTGGTAGAGGAGCAGCAGATTGAAGAAGTGCGAAGCCCGGAGAGTGTCATCAGCCTTCTGCAGGTAGATCCGATAGAATTCGAGTTCGGCTACGGGCTTATTCCTTTGGCTGATTCCCAGCAGGGAGGGGATCTCCTGGATCGAATCATCCTGATTCGCAGACAGTGTGCGCTGGAGCTCGGAATTGTCGTTCCCGTCATTCGCATTCGGGATAACATTCAGCTTAGACCAAACGAATATATCATCAAAATAAAAGGCAACACAGTAGCTCGCGGCGAATTGTTACTCAACCACTACTTGGCCATGAGCCCCGGCATAGATGATGATTCCATAACTGGTATCGAAACGACCGAACCGGCCTTTGGATTGCCTGCCATATGGATTGATGACATCACCAAAGAGCGCGCGGAGCTGTCCGGCTATACGGTCGTAGATCCGCCTTCGGTTGTGGCAACCCATCTGACTGAAATTATTAAAAAGCATGCCCACGAGCTGTTAGGCCGTCAAGAAACCAAAGCCCTGGTGGAGAACGTGCGTGAATCTTATCCAGCGCTTGTCGATGATCTAATTCCGACGATATTATCCGTAGGCGATGTCCAAAAAGTACTTTCCAAGCTGCTTAAAGAGAAAATTTCCGTACGTGATTTGGTCAGCATCATGGAAACATTAGCCGATTATGGAGGCTACACCAAGGATCCTGAAATCTTGACAGAATATGTGAGACAAGCCTTATCCAGACAAATTACTCAGCAGTACACTTCCATCGGTGATTCACTAAAAGTGATTACTGTCGGACCTTCCGTGGAAAAGAAAATTGCGGATTCCGTTCAGCAGTCCGACCAAGGAAGCTATCTAGCGCTCGATCCTTCCTCTTCCCAAATTATTTTTCATCGAGTCAGCGAGCAGGTAAGCAAATTAATTCAGTCCGGGCAGCAGCCAGTCATTCTCACATCTCCAACCATACGCATGTATCTTAGACAGCTTCTGGAAAGAACCATGCAGGATATTCCGGTTTTATCCTATAGTGAACTGGAACCAAGCGTAGAAATTCAAAGCATGGGAGTTGTCAATCTATGAGAGTGAAACGCTATGTAGTCGATTCAATGCCGGATGCTCTGCAAAAAATACGCAGTGATTTGGGCAAGGATGCTGTTATTCTAAACACCAAAGAAATTCGTTCCGGCGGTTTTTTAGGGCTTTTCGGCAAAAAAAGGATCGAGGTCTTAGCCGCTACCGATACAAGCGGCGGTGCGAATCATTCAGCGGCTGCAACCCGATCCTCACATACCGTGAGAACTACAGCTGCAGCCACTGCTCGTCATTTAACGCCGCCAGTTGCCGTATTGGAGCAAGAGCATCGTTCTGACTTTCCCGATGTGCCGGATGTCTTGGAAACCTACTCTTCGGCGAAAAAAGAACAAGCCCCGGCTGCTTCCAAAGTGACCAACGCCGCAGCTGCAGCTGCTTATTCACCTCAGACCGGAGTTGTTAAATTAAAGGAAGATCTTCTGCTGGAAGAAATCAAGCAGATGAAGGAAATGATGAGGAAGCTCTCGAGTACCGGCAAGGATGAGGATGCTTTGCCTGAACCGCTGCTTCGCTTGGAGCAGCGTTTGCTGGAGCAGGAAGTAGACTATCCACTCGTTAAGCAAATGATGGACAGGGCCATGCAGGATGCTCTGACCAGCGGAGAAGCGGTGACTGAAGAATCCGCATATTCCTCCATAAGGGAGCAGCTTATCGAGTTGTTTCAGTCGGAGTCGAACAAACAAATTTCAAGCGAAACCAGAGTCGTCCATTTTGTAGGACCTACCGGAGTGGGAAAGACCACGACCATTGCCAAGCTGGCTGCGGAGCAAGTGCTGAAATATCACCGCAAGGTCGGTTTTATTACCTCGGATACGTATCGAATAGCCGCCATCGAGCAGCTGAAAACCTATGCAACCATCTTGAATGTTCCGATAGAGGTCGTGTTCTCACCGCAGGATTTTACCAAAGCATTCCGCCAGCTGGAAGCTTGCGATGTGATTTTCATGGATACAGCAGGCCGGAATTTCCGCAATGAAATGTATGTATCGGAATTGAATGCGCTGCTTAAGACGCAAGGAAACAGTGAAACTATTCTAGTGTTAAGTCTGACAACCAAATATAAGGATATGAAAGCCATAACGAACAATTTCAATAAATTCAAGCTGGATAAAGTGCTGTTCACCAAGATGGACGAAACGGACACTTACGGTTCCATTGTGAATTTGATTCATGATTTTTCCTTGCAGCTTTCCTATGTGACCAATGGCCAAAGCGTACCCGATGATATTTCTGAAATGAATGAAAAGCATATCATTGATCTGTTATTGGAGGCGTCCTCTCATGACTGATCAGGCACAAGGCTTGCGGAATCTGGTACAAATTCAAAATGAACACGGCACGAGAGAGACCAGAGTCATCACGGTGACCAGCGGTAAGGGCGGTGTGGGAAAATCCAACTTCACGCTTAACTTTGCCCTGACGCTTCAGTCTCGCGGTTACAAAGTGCTGGTGTTTGACGCAGATATCGGTCTAGCCAACATCGACGTGTTGATGGGCGTTTCTTCCAAGTACAGCTTGTATCATTTGCTGAAAAAGGAAAAAACGATCTGGGAGATTATCCAGAAGGGCCATAACGATCTCGAATTTATTGCAGGCGGTTCAGGCTTCAACGATCTGCTTAGACTGACAGATGATGAGCTGGATTATTTTGCTAATCAAGTGAATCAACTGAGCGGCTATGTGGACTTTATCATATTCGATACCGGTGCCGGATTATCGAAGGAAACCTTGAAATTCATTTTGGCAGCCGAGGAAACCATCGTCGTGACCACTCCGGAGCCCACTTCGATAACGGACGCCTACGCAATCATCAAAATGGTGAATTCGATGGGGCATAAGGTTCCTTTTACTTTGGTCATCAATCGCGTAACTGATGTTAAAGAGGGCAAACATACTGCCGACAAAATCAGCTTGGTCGCCAAGCAGTTCCTGCATATTGATATCCCCACACTTGGCTTTGTGGATGATGACAACAGCGTATCCAAGGCGGTCAAAAAGCAAATTCCGTTTACGATTGCCTTTCCGAATTCGGCAGCTTCCAAGGACATTCATTCGTTAGTCGACCGATTCATCGCAGGTCAGCAGCAAGGCGACTCCCATCATGCGGGAATTAAGGGCTTTCTGAGCAAAATGATGAAACTACTCAAATGAAACCATCATGATTCAAGAGCAAAAGGAGGAAATGAACTTGGCATCTTATCGCATACTTGTAGTGGATGACTCCGTCTTTATGCGTAAAATCATCAGCGACTTAATTACGGAACATCCTGAGTTTCAAGTAGTCGGTACAGCCAAAAATGGGAAGGAAGCCGTTGAACAGGTGAAGCTTCTTAAGCCCCATGCCATTACTTTGGATGTGGAGATGCCTGTGCTCAACGGTCTGGACGCCTTGCAGCAAATTATGGCCGAGCAGCCTACTCCTACCGTTATGCTCAGCTCATTGACGCAAGAGGGAGCTTCCGAAACCATTCGGGCTTTGGAGCTCGGAGCTTTTGATTTTATCTGCAAGCCTTCAGGCTCGGTTTCCATGGATTTGTACAAAGTGAAGAAGCAGCTTCATGAGACGCTGCAATTTGCCGTCAAATCCAGAGTAAAGCTGCCTGGGCCGAATGATTCAATTCCCCAACCAGCTGCAAAACCGCAAATCGCGATCAAGAATACTTCGAGCTTACCTGCCCTTCCTCAGGAAGGCGCAACGAAATTCAAGCATATGGTTGCCATCGGTACATCCACGGGGGGGCCGAGGGCTCTGCATCAGGTGATTACTCAAATACCGGCAGGATTTCCTGCCCCCATCCTGATCGTGCAGCATATGCCGCCCAACTTTACCAAGTCATTGGCGCAGCGCCTGAATGATGTTTGCCGAATCAAGGTCGTAGAGGCGCAGGATGGAGATATTCTCCAAACTGCTTCTGCCTATATTGCTCCCGGGGGATATCATATGACAGTCCACCGGGATGCAGCTATGGATTATCGGATTCAATTGTCCAAAGAAGAGCCTCGGTCGGGTCATCGCCCTTCCGTAGATGTGATGTTCGAATCTTTGCTTGACTTAAATGATTTACAAAAACACATCGCTCTCATGACAGGGATGGGAAGTGACGGAGCCAAAGCGATGCTGGCTTTGCGGGAATCGGGTGTACCGACTACGATTGCCGAGGCGGAAGAATCCTGTATTGTCTATGGAATGCCCAGAGCGGCCGTTGAGCTCAATGCTGCTATGCATGTCCTTGTCCAGCAGGACATAGCTCCCATGCTGGTAAAAGCAGTTTTAACATAAACAAGTGTCTTGCAGGCAAGATACAACTCGATATGGAGGTGTGCAGGTTTGGAACTGAATCAGTATCTATCAATGTTCATCGATGAATCCAGAGAGCATTTACAGGCTATGAACGAAAATCTGCTTAGTTTGGAGAACAATCCAAACGATATCAGCATTGTTCAGAGCATTTTTCGATCCGCACATACCCTTAAGGGGATGTCAGCGACAATGGGATTTGATGATATCGCATCATTAACGCATGAAATGGAAAATGTACTTGATTTGGTTCGCAACAACAAGATCACCATGAATTCATTCATCATCGATTGTATTTTTAAAAGCTTGGATTCATTGGAATCGATGGTTGAAGATATTATCCAGGGAGGAACCGGCAAGGCCGATATTACGAACATCGTCGCTTCCCTGGTATCCATTGTTACTGGGGACTATCTAAGCGGAGCAGTGAAAACTTCTGCAAAAACTCCCGAGAAGGAAACCTCTAGAGGCATTGAAGTGGATGAATATCAATTTTCCATTCTTCAGCAATCCATTGAATCCGGTTTTCTTGTATTTTACATAGAAGTAGCAGTACGTGAGGATTGTGTATTAAAAGCGGCAAGAGCTTATATGGTATTCGACACTTTGGAGCGAATGGGAGAGGTCGTTAAATCTACACCTTCGGTACAGGATATCGAGCAAGAGAAGTTTGACCGTTCTTTTTCCGTCTTTTATATTTCCAAAGTGGATAAGGATGAACTGGAAAAACACATATTGAACGTGTCCGAAATTGAATCGGCAATGATTCTTGCCGTGGATAAGAATACTATGGGTGAAATGGTCCGTAATTCACTTCCGGACTCAGAGACAGAAGCTGCGAAAGCGATTCAAGAAATGGCGGCTACATCTCAATCAGCAGTCTTGGAAGAGCCGGGATCCATTGCAGCAGATGCGGGTGTACCCAGACCGAATGCTGCTGCAGCATCTGGAGGGGCTCCGGTAGCGAACCGTACGATTCGGGTAGATATCGAACGGCTCGACACCTTAATGAATTTATTTAGCGAGCTGTTGATTGACCGAGTTCGATTGGAGCAGCTTGCAAGTGAAGTTAAACGCAACGATCTGACAGAAACCGTTGAGCACATGTCCCGGGTCAGCAGTGACTTGCAAAACATCGTGCTGAAGCTGCGGATGGTCCCGGTAGATTCCGTATTCAACCGTTTTCCTCGGATGATTCGCGATTTAGCCAAATCGTTGGACAAAAAAGTCGATCTGGTCATTTCCGGCGCCGATACGGAATTGGATCGCACTGTTATTGATGAGATCGGAGATCCGCTTGTTCACTTGCTGCGCAATTCTATAGACCACGGTGTCGAATCGATTCAAGAACGTCAGGCTGCCGGCAAAAAAGAGACGGGCACGATCCAGCTCCGCGCTTTCCACAGCGGCAATCACGTATTTATTGAAATCGAAGATGACGGCAAAGGCATTAACCGTGATATTGTGCTCAAAAAAGCGATTAAAAATGGTCTTGTCAGCCAGGAGCAAGCAAGCAAGCTTGATGATGCTGAAGTATACCAATTGCTCTTTGAATCCGGTTTTAGCACCGCCGATAAAATATCCGATATTTCCGGGCGCGGTGTCGGGCTCGATGTAGTGAAGACCAAAATCCATACGCTTGGAGGACATGTACAGGTAGAGTCCAAGCTGGGCTTGGGGAGCAAGTTTTCTGTGCAACTGCCGCTTACTTTATCTATCATTTCGGCTATGCTCGTCCGACTCGGCAGGGAGAAATACGCAATTCCATTATCTTCCATCGTCGAAACCTCGGCCATCCCGCAGAGCCAAATTCGCCATATTCAGGGCAATCCCATGATAGATTACCGCAAATCTATCATTCCCCTGGTCTCTTTGAGCCAATTATTCGGTGTACCGAATAATAACGATCTGGCCGAAGAGGAGATCGAGATTGTTGTCGTTCGCAAGGGAGATAAGCAAATTGCATTAATGGTCGATGAATTTATTGGCCAGCAAGAAATTGTCTTAAAGGCATTAGGAAATTATTTGACAGGGTTGTTCGCCATCTCGGGCGCGACGATATTGGGAGACGGCCAAGTGGCGCTCATTATCGATACGAATGCACTGATCAAGTAAACTACCATTCTAGGAGGATTTCCCATGGGAGAAGAGAAGAAAGTAATTGTATTTGCTCTTGGCAGTGAGGAATACGGCGTCGAAGTTGATAAAGTAAGAACGATCGAACGCATGCAGCCGATGACGCGGGTTCCTAAAGTGCCTGCATTTATTAATGGAGTCATCAATCTTCGCGGTGTTGTTGTTCCTATTATCGATTTAAGAGCTAGATTCGGATTGGAACTTGCAGAATACAATGACAATACAAGGATTATCATTGTCTCTGCAGAGGAGTACGAAGTAGGCCTTATCGTAGATTCGGCTAACGATGTCATTGATCTGGACAGCGATGAGATTAACTCGCCGCCGGAAATTGTCGGAGGGATCAAAGCCAAGTATTTGGACGGTATAGCGCGTGTGGGTGAAAACCGGCTGCTTGTGCTGCTTAATCTGGAGAGGGTTCTGGATAAAAGTGAAATTCAACAGCTTGAAGGAATTGGAGAGTAACCTCAGTGGATGTGTTCAAGGATTTGGCCGATTTTCAAATGGATGTCCTTAAGGAAGTAGGCAACATCGGTGCCGGCCATGCAGCCACAGCCTTGTCAAAGCTGCTTGATAAGCCCACTGATATGCTCGTACCCAATGTGCTTATGCTTCCGTTTGAAGAAATATGTGAAATTGTAGGCGGAGCAGAAACCGTGGTCCTTGCGATTTTTCTTCGAGTGGACGGTGACGCACCCGGCAATATGTTCTTTATTCTGAACCTCGAATCGGCAAAGAACATGCTTCGCCATTTGGTAGGCTTTGATGAGAAGGTGGAAGAGCCGTACACTGAAATGGAATTATCGGCCTTGAATGAAATTGGCAATATTTTAGCTGGCTCCTATTTATCTTCATTGGCGGATTTTACCCATTTGCACATGTCACCGACGGTTCCTTCTCTTTCCATTGATATGGCAGGTGCCATTCTGAGTTATGGACTTCTCCAATTTGGCCAAATGGGTGATCGGGCTTTATTGATTGATACCAAATTTTTGGAGGGGGAAAATGAGGTTCAGGGGCACTTTTTCTTAATCCCTGATCCCGATTCCTTCGCAAAAATTTTTGAGGCATTGGGAGTCGAATCTCCATGATCCAGGAACATTTGATCAAGGTTGGAATGGCCGATCTGAATGTTGCTTACCTGAAAGGTGTATTAAAAACTACCGGGCTCGGCTCGTGTGTAGGAGTTACACTTTATGATGCAAGAGCTAAAGTTGCCGGAATGACCCATGTTATGCTGCCCTCTTCGGATATTGCAAGGGAAGGTTCATTCAATAAATCGAAGTATGCAGATACGGCAATTCCCGAGTTGATCAAGCGAATGGAACTGCACGGAGCATCGGTTCTGAGAATGGAAGCCAAGCTTGCAGGAGGCGCTCAAATGTTTGCTTTTGCAGGGAATCATGATACGATGAGAATTGGTCCAAGAAATGTAGAATCTTGTAAAGAAATATTAAAAAAATACTCGATTCCAATTAAAGCTGAGGATACCGGCGCTAACTACGGGCGTACGATCGAATTCGATTGCGAGACCGGCAAACTGCTCGTTCGCAGCGTTCAGCAAGGAGTTAAGGAACTATAATCATGATAGGTACAATTCGAATCAATTGGATCGTTTCACTGGTTGCGGGCATACTCACATTCTTGCTCTCCGTGGCAAATAATTTTTTTTTGACAACCTGTTTAAGAAGCCTGTACAGCTTTGTGATCTTATTTATTTTGACCTATGCATTTCGTTTTTTACTTGCTGTTTTTGGTGGCGCGGACTTTTTTACTCCACTCGGTTCGGAGCCGTCCGAATCCGAATCGGATGAAGGCCATCTGGGTTCTCAACTGGATCTGGCTACTCCCGACGATGATGAAGCCACCAGGCAAATGCTCAGGAACAATTTGGACAATCCCGGGCAGATTTTGGATGATGATTTGCCTTTCTCACCGCTCACTCCGCCAAAGCTGATCACCAAGAACAACCTGGACCCTGAACAACTGGCAGGAGCGCTCAGGCGTTTGTCAGAAGATTAAGGATGGTGAATGAAGTCATGATCGAACAAAAGCACTCTCCACTAGCCAACCACGAGCTTTGGATGGAATGGAAGGAACATGGACAGTTTCCTGCCAAGCAAGCGCTTATTGAACTGTTTTTGCCTCTGGTCGATTACGTATCCGGCCGTCTTGCCATTGGACTCCCCAAGAGTGTATCGAAGGATGACCTGTCCAGTTACGGGGTTATGGGACTCATCGATGCTGTCGAAAAGTTCGATTATGCCAGAGGTCTTCAATTTGAGACCTACGCGTCCTGGCGCATTCGTGGAGCTATTATTGATGGTCTCCGGCAAGGAGATTGGGTTCCAAGGTCAGTGCGCGAAAAGGCCAAGAAGATTGAAGAGGCCTATCAAAAGCTGGAGCAGGACTACCTCAGATCGGTAACGGATTCGGAAATCAGCACTTATCTTCAAGTCTCCGAGCAGGAATTTCAGCAAATGCTTCAGGATATTGCCATCACCACCATCTGCTCTGTAGATGATCCTATACGTGAAGAAGAATCAGAGACTCGACTTTCTCTGCTCATCGACGATAAAGCGAAAAACCCGGAATACAAAGTCAATGAATTTTTTCTCCAGGAATCCCTGGCTCGCGCGATTGAAAGATTGACCGAGAAAGAGAGAACGGTCATCTCCTTATTTTATTATGAGGACCTTTCATTAAGCGAGATTGCCGAGGTTATGAATCTATCTCCCTCTCGAATATCTCAGCTGCACTCCAAAGCTATTTTGAGATTAAAAGGATCTCTTAGCCGATTTAAAGTACAGTTGTTTCAAGATAGCTAAATATAAGGGGCCGGAAAGGTGGTATCTCCATGAATGAACGGAGCATGCCTTTGGATTACTACGTGACTATTTCCACTTCGGACGATAAGTTATCAGCTTATTTATTGATAAGCAATACGAATGATAGCTTTAGCGTCAAAATTGGAGAACTGGAAGAGCTGCTGAAGTCGCACTCCATTATTCATGGTGTCGACCGAACGCAATTGGTGCAAATCGCTTCCGACCCAAAGCCATATTTTTTTCAAAAGGTGACTATCGCTAGGGGAACTAAAGCCATTGATGGACTAAACGGTTCGATCAAATACATCTACGATCTGGATAATGAAGACAAAAGACCGCTTGAGCTTGAGGATGGCAAGGTGGATTTCAAGCAGGTTCTTTCCCTACATAATGTGAAGAAGGGCCAGCTCATCGGCCAAAGAATTCTCGCAACGGAAGGCAACCCGGGAAGAGCTGTGACCGGAGAAGTTATATTTGCGAAGGCCGGTAAAGAAGCACGCTTTAAAATCGGTAAAAATGTTATTATGGATGCCGACCGAATGGCCATCTACTCTGCGATTGACGGGATGATCGTGAAAACGGATCGCGATAAAATCAACGTTTTCCCGATTTATGAAATCAATGGCGATGTGGATTATAGTGTTGGCCATATCGATTTTATCGGTACCGTCGTAGTCCGCGGCAATGTCTTGCCTGGTTTCAAAATTCGGGCTGCCGGAGATATCCGGGTGCTCGGAGGCGTCGAAGCTGCAGAACTGGAAGCGGACGGCTCCATTGAGATTTCTGCCGGGATCGTGGGGCAGAGCAAAGCCAAGGTGAAAGCTGGTAAAAATGTGAAAAGCTCCTTCATCCAGGATGCGGTTGTTGAAGCTTCCGAAGATGTCATCGTGAGCCAAAGTATCATGCATTCCACTATTCGAGCGGGACGTACTGTTAATTGTAACGGCTCCAAAGGACTTATCGTTGGCGGTACCATTCAAGCAGGTGAAAAGGTCGTTGCCCGAACCATCGGTAATTCGATGGCGACTGTAACCGT includes:
- the flhA gene encoding flagellar biosynthesis protein FlhA — translated: MKLRDLVVLIGIIGIVLMMVVPVPIFLLDFLLIINISLALLIILVAMNTNEALQFSIFPSLLLITTLFRLALNVSTTRNILANAEAGNVVRTFGSFVAAGNIVVGFVVFLILVLVQFIVITKGSERVAEVAARFTLDAMPGKQMSIDADLNAGLINENQARERRQKIEREADFYGAMDGASKFVKGDAIAGIIILIINLLGGLIIGMTMKGMPIMEALQTFSILTIGDGLVSQIPALLISTAAGIIVTRASSEGNLGQDITMQLTSQPKLLYIVSGTLVLLGLFTPIHWFTTFPIAGVLTFSAMRMQQNLQRKAVQQEQLVEEQQIEEVRSPESVISLLQVDPIEFEFGYGLIPLADSQQGGDLLDRIILIRRQCALELGIVVPVIRIRDNIQLRPNEYIIKIKGNTVARGELLLNHYLAMSPGIDDDSITGIETTEPAFGLPAIWIDDITKERAELSGYTVVDPPSVVATHLTEIIKKHAHELLGRQETKALVENVRESYPALVDDLIPTILSVGDVQKVLSKLLKEKISVRDLVSIMETLADYGGYTKDPEILTEYVRQALSRQITQQYTSIGDSLKVITVGPSVEKKIADSVQQSDQGSYLALDPSSSQIIFHRVSEQVSKLIQSGQQPVILTSPTIRMYLRQLLERTMQDIPVLSYSELEPSVEIQSMGVVNL
- the fliR gene encoding flagellar biosynthetic protein FliR produces the protein MEQFFLVWPNLMLIFCRITAFFVTVPVYSSRNVPITFKIGFSVFMTFIIFAILGTSNPVPMDSQYVLLILREILVGVLLGFLVYLFFTAVQTAGSFMDIQIGFGIANVIDPMTGASAPMIGNLKYMIAMLLFLAFDGHHFLIRAIIESYQWIPIQNELFARIYNGQISEFLFKSFSAMFYLAFQLAAPVIAVMFLTDLGLGLLTRVAPQFNVFVVGAPLKMILGFMVIIIVFPELITMFHGLFVTIEDSIYKLMRLISLGG
- the flhB gene encoding flagellar biosynthesis protein FlhB, whose protein sequence is MSQFRLQLDLQWFAGEKTESATPKKREESRKKGQVAKSMELPAAFILFFAFFSFYLFGGYMKDKMVNMFRHVLLNELTMNVTVENIQVLFSNLVIQGMFLLAPIMIITLVIAILGNYLQIGFMFTGDPLMMKFNKINPIEGFKRLFSMRVVIDFLKSFLKLSIIGYVVYSTLWSEKEKLLALSHTPLEQTFTYIASITLSLGVKIGFILIVLAIFDFIYQKYEFEKSIKMSKQDIKDEYKKSEGDPLIKGKIRQRQRQMAMQRLMQEVPKADVIITNPTHFAVALKYEAGRMQAPVVLAKGKDYIALRMKEIAKEHGVMTMENKPLARAIYAQVEIGEAIPADLFQAVAEVLAYVYKVKGRTS
- the flhF gene encoding flagellar biosynthesis protein FlhF; the encoded protein is MRVKRYVVDSMPDALQKIRSDLGKDAVILNTKEIRSGGFLGLFGKKRIEVLAATDTSGGANHSAAATRSSHTVRTTAAATARHLTPPVAVLEQEHRSDFPDVPDVLETYSSAKKEQAPAASKVTNAAAAAAYSPQTGVVKLKEDLLLEEIKQMKEMMRKLSSTGKDEDALPEPLLRLEQRLLEQEVDYPLVKQMMDRAMQDALTSGEAVTEESAYSSIREQLIELFQSESNKQISSETRVVHFVGPTGVGKTTTIAKLAAEQVLKYHRKVGFITSDTYRIAAIEQLKTYATILNVPIEVVFSPQDFTKAFRQLEACDVIFMDTAGRNFRNEMYVSELNALLKTQGNSETILVLSLTTKYKDMKAITNNFNKFKLDKVLFTKMDETDTYGSIVNLIHDFSLQLSYVTNGQSVPDDISEMNEKHIIDLLLEASSHD
- a CDS encoding MinD/ParA family protein, whose translation is MTDQAQGLRNLVQIQNEHGTRETRVITVTSGKGGVGKSNFTLNFALTLQSRGYKVLVFDADIGLANIDVLMGVSSKYSLYHLLKKEKTIWEIIQKGHNDLEFIAGGSGFNDLLRLTDDELDYFANQVNQLSGYVDFIIFDTGAGLSKETLKFILAAEETIVVTTPEPTSITDAYAIIKMVNSMGHKVPFTLVINRVTDVKEGKHTADKISLVAKQFLHIDIPTLGFVDDDNSVSKAVKKQIPFTIAFPNSAASKDIHSLVDRFIAGQQQGDSHHAGIKGFLSKMMKLLK
- a CDS encoding chemotaxis response regulator protein-glutamate methylesterase, which produces MASYRILVVDDSVFMRKIISDLITEHPEFQVVGTAKNGKEAVEQVKLLKPHAITLDVEMPVLNGLDALQQIMAEQPTPTVMLSSLTQEGASETIRALELGAFDFICKPSGSVSMDLYKVKKQLHETLQFAVKSRVKLPGPNDSIPQPAAKPQIAIKNTSSLPALPQEGATKFKHMVAIGTSTGGPRALHQVITQIPAGFPAPILIVQHMPPNFTKSLAQRLNDVCRIKVVEAQDGDILQTASAYIAPGGYHMTVHRDAAMDYRIQLSKEEPRSGHRPSVDVMFESLLDLNDLQKHIALMTGMGSDGAKAMLALRESGVPTTIAEAEESCIVYGMPRAAVELNAAMHVLVQQDIAPMLVKAVLT